The Vitis vinifera cultivar Pinot Noir 40024 chromosome 1, ASM3070453v1 DNA segment ACTCCGTCTTCGTAGCCGTGGGATTCCCGAAGCGGGACACGGAGAAGATCAGAGTAGCTCTGGAGAACACGGAATCGGTGCAGTGGGTAGAGTACAGGAAGACGCAGAGGCCAGTGGCGTTCGCGAGAGCCACAGGGGACGGGGTGTTCAACGCCATCATATGGGACGTGGTGGTGGACCCGTCTTTCCAAGGGATTGGTCTGGGGAAGGCTGTGATGGAGAGGCTGTTGGAGGAGCTGTTAGGGAAAGGCATCACCAACATTGGACTGTATTCGGAGCCCCGCGTGCTGGGGTTTTACAGGCCCCTGGGTTTTGTTGCGGATCCGGATGGGATCCGAGGCATGGTGTATTCCAGGAAGCgaaacaataaattttaattaacattCTCTTTTGTTACACATAAAGGttgaattatttgatttttattttatttttccgtCTCGTCCACATCACAAACCAGTGTAAAACTCAAGTCGGCCAGTTATTTCGTTCTTTCCTTAAGgtgttctttttcttctaattgCGAGGTTGCTTTTATATGAAATGACCTCCCACCCCCTTACCTTTCTTCAGCCTTAAGTCCGCCCTTCCCAACTTTTCTTCCGCCCTTCCCAACTTTTCTTTGGAAACTTGTGTTTTAGGGctcttatttataaaatatatgatattcaaatctcaagtttataaaatatggaAAGTAATCATTAATAGGCAAAATAATATGAGAATTGTGCACTCTGTGCTGAGTCAATTTTATCTACCCAAATTGCCCTTGATGTCTGCTGCATCAATAGCCAAATAGCCTCCATGTCagacttaaattttttaaaaaaattgtgaaacttGTCAATTGTATAAAAAACCACCCGACTTGAAAAagaactggaaaaaaaaaaaaaaaccaattcttTGTTTGAACTagaaaaaattcccaaatatgATAGTTCTCCATCCCTAATTTGCCTTTCCCAAATCTGAACATTTTGTcgtctctctctttttctttctttctctctcattttagcaaaaaaaaaaccttgagcCGAAATTGGAATCGACATCTAACTTTCTTCTCAAAAACTCCCGTAACCCTAAATGTGCATTTTAGTTTGTTAACAACCAAACTAAGATTTTCCCTAAGCCGGAATCTCAAAAACTTGTCATTTCAAAAGGTCATTTGAAATCTGAATCGGCGAAAACCTTCATGTCCAACAAATTGAACTGATACCCAGACTGAAATTTCCCTTTCTTTCGTCCTCTCAAAGTTTAGGAACATTTCTCTCATTCGTCTTCATGTACGCAGTCAGCAGAAGCGGAGACTGTGTTAAATTTGCAAAATTTCACACATTTCAGAGAATAAACCATGAATCGAAAATTgtgtttaaatttgcaaaatttGACACATTTATGAGAAGAAACCTTGAATCAAAAACCTCAAtctacatttttctttgttgtgcAGTTTTTGAAGAAGCAAATGAAACACTTCATGGTAACAACGTCCagttaaaaaatggttttgagGAGGCAACAGTGTGATTCAAATTCTAGTTCAACTGAGTGAACCCGAACGAAAACGGCAAGTGTGAAATATTGGCTTCGTGAAGAAGAAATCTCCTCTTCGTCTGATTGGGTTGCATTTCGACCTAACCCCCACCAAAATCTTAAggtaattaatttgtatttagtgttgttttgtttgtttgtttgtttttaatagaGCATAGCAGCGATTGTGGAGTGGTTGTTGGACTTCGAAATATGTGTGCAGTGGTGAGGCGATAGCTTCATGCACAGGTGGATTTTGGACCGCATGCTTGCAGGCTCGATCCCTGTCTTGTTGAGTATTTGGACAGTGGTGTATTTGGAAATGAGAATGTTGCACCAAAGGTAACTTCCATGATGTGTTACAATGGTTATTGTTAGAtagaatgaagaaaatatgatactctattgcttttgttgtggtATGAATGTTGTGAAATATGAATCCGATAATGCTTGAGTAACACTATAAGGTAATGTTTATAAAGGTAGAATAGATAATGAGAAATAGGAAGTAATGGCATTTTCCATTCATTAATTTCTTTAGATTGTTTTATAATATGAGAATATGAATGATGTATTCATTTTGATGGGAACCTACTCTCACCCCTACTAGaattttgattcatctcttctatataatattatgattCAACTCCATTTCCAATCCAATTCCCATATGTCAAACACATCCTACATGCTCTACGTGAAGTCATGAGGCTATTTATGGTCTTATACCTTAGCATACCTTGGCTTGTAACTTTGTGAACCTTTGCAATGTGTGTGGGCATCATGTTTTGCAATTTTTGTGAGTTTGTTCACCTTAGATGTAAGCACTGCCTGactgaaccttaggtactaccttagtaacCCTTAGGTACTATCGTAATaaactttaggtactaccttaatgtaccttaggtactaccttattGTCCTATACATATTACCATTGTGAAACCTATAGCCCTACCCTAGCACACTTTGGGTACTTAATTTCTGAACCAACTGTAGTTACTTTGTCAATACTATGTACTACCCGTGTTCAATCATAGGATGTATCTTTTGCATTCAATTCCATCCAATTTTGAAGATGAATCAAGAAATGCGTAGATAATACATAATTTCCTTAATTGAGcatgtcatttttattttgtaatgacATAGGTGAACATTTCACCTTAGGCAAATGGCAGATTGCCCATGTGGCTACCTGAATGTACCTAAGATGGTACGTAAATGTACCTATTGTGCTACCTTAATGTGCTTTAAGTATTACCTTAATGtctcttaggtactaccttaatgtccCCTAGGTACTACCTGACTATACCACATTGTCTCCACATTTGGGAACCTTAACGATGCACCCGAGCACAACTTGGCTACTAGCTTCATAAACACTCAGTGGTTACTTTGTGAATTCTAGGTACTACTATGGTCAATCATAGGATGTATCTTTGTCATTCAATTTCATCCTAGTTTGATACATAACCAAGCCATTTGGTTGAAAATGTCAGTTTCTTTAATTGAGCATGACATTGTTAAGTTGTAATAGGTTAGGCATCCCGTTAACCTTAGGTCATACCTTATTGCACCTGATTAAATACCTTAATGTGGCTAAGGTACCACCTTAAAGTGCCTAAGGTACTACTTTAATGTGCCTAAGGTACTACTTTAATGTGCCTAAGATACTACCTTAATGtggcttaggtactaccttagtgaaccttaggAGTACTTCCTTACTGTAGCTTAGGGACTACCCTAATGAACCTTAGGAGTACTACCTTATTGCAACTTATGGACTACCATTGTGAACCTTAGTTATTAACTTAATGAAGCTTAGGTAGTGAGTTTGTGAACCTTGGGTTGTTCATCAATCCTAGGTGGCACTTTCCTCAACCATAGGTCCTATGCTTGACATATATATCCAACATCTTCCCTTAGTACACAATGTCTTGAATTGTCTATggcattatttaaaaataatttattttttagggtcAACATCTTCCCTAATGCACTTCACTTACTATCGTCATGCACTTTAGGGTCAACCTTAATACATCATAGGTGCAATCTCACTACTCCTTATGTAGTAAGGTCTAATTGGTTATTGTCCTTAATGTTGGAGAAATGTTGCATTTTCGAATTGAAGACACATTTCTTCCATTCCATTACAGATTTGATAATGGCATTACTTTGTCTTAATTGGTTACTCACCCAATACGTTATGTACTCATAATAGTATGAAGATACTATCTTAATGTACCCTAAGTACTATCTTAATGTATCATAGGTACTACTTTAATGTCCCCTTAAGTACTACATTACTATAACACTTTCTCCACATTTGGAAACCTGAATTGTGCAATCGAGCACAACTTTCCTACTAGCTTTGTTTCCCAATCTATAGTTAATTTGTGAATCCAACGTACTACCATGGTCAACCATAGTATGTATGCTTCGACATTCAATTTCCAACTAGTTTAAAAAAAACGAAGCAATTAGACTGAATAAACAATTTCCTTAATTGAGAATGACATTGGTATGTTGCAATAGGTTAGCCATCTTTTTCACCTCTGGTAATACCTTATGGCATCTGAGTTACAACCTTTATGTGGCTAAGGTACTACCTGAATGTgcctaaggtactaccttaatgtgcctaaggtactaccttaatgtgcctaaggtactaccttaatgtgtCTAAGGCACTACCTTAGTTAACCTTACGAGTACTACCTTACAGCATCTTAGGGACTACCCTAGTTAACCTTACGACTACTACCTTACTTTTGTTGTTTATCAATTCTAGGTAGCACTTTCCTCAACCATATGACCAACACTTGACATTCAATTCCATTTTAATTTCACGTTGAATGGAAATATGTCCAAGCATTATGGACTAACCAATTTTGATGCCCTATAGTCCCTGTATACAAATTTTCATCCACATCTCTCTATTACTATAAAGATATGTATACAATTATTTGGTACTCTAATGATGGCATAATTTTATACGATAACACATATATGTGGTATACGCCactttgaacatttttttccatatatgcAAATTTTGGTTTGAACTCCACATTTGTtgggttttctttcttcattttttgtcCCCTTTTTGTATTTGCAACTTTCTTTAGCCAATGTTAATTGCTTTTTTATTAGGTATGCACTAGCCAAGTCATCTCTAGATCGTCATTACAAGCCAAAATGCAAAGACATCTTCTCCATGAACCTTAACAGTAGCTTCCGATTATTGTTGCCGCTCTATCACCTTCTGCTCCTGATTTGCTTGCATTTCTGCTCGATTGGCCCAATGTTAAAGCTCTATCACTGGATACTCTAAaccaatttttcatattatattgtgttataataaaaagttttttgtttatcatactATTTTCATTTTCGTAATTACAATTGTATGTCATTTGTTGTAATTTATTAATAGTAAAAGTGTTTGTATATTTATacaacatattttataaaacactatTAGAATCATTTTCTTGATTCTCATAAAAGTGTTATTCACATCAACACTGCCTAAGGAAacactgtaaaaaaaaaaaccttccatTATAATAAGTGCCAACGGGGCTCTAAGTGTAATTTTAATACTAAGCGGAAAACATTATTCCACTAAATTACCAAACTAATGCCACGTTTGCACATTTAGTTCGacattttagtttcatttttcaattcttCGTCTATGTTTAACTAATTTTTGGTTTCCAACCCAGTTAATtataatataactaaaatgCCTTGGTAAGTAAGCCGTCAATTActcaataaataataacaacaagATATAAAGTAATGGAAgctttttataaatcaaacgTGTTatatgtgaataaaaaaaaatattaaagcaatttattttttgttactcTGGTCGTCTATGAACATCATCCATCCTTAAGAACCTGTTTGTGCTTTATGTATAATTTGCATAGGTAAATATTTATGCATAGGAATATTTCCAATGCACCAATTGAACaactatataaaaatatttatcaccATTAACAACTACATGTCCTATCCTACTATTAAATGTCTGTCCATCATAATTGCATTACACATAATTTGCTATCCCTATGACATTCATATTGGTTTACAACCGTCCGAATGAATCACTTTAAACTGTTGGAAAATTTCCAGAAACACTTTATTTAAACTGCTACCATGGAAACATGACTCCAATTATCCTTCTTGTTCTCCTAAGAGTtgcttgtaattttatttggctgaacacaaataaaaaaaaattgtcatcctTTCAATTTAAGTCTTGTTTCTATGTTGTGCAAAACATAGTCATCTCATTCCAATATAAATCAAAGTACCTTGGCGAAAAGCAGCGATATCCTACTCAAGTGagcataaattaaattttagtaaatcttatgaaaataaaagttaCTGATCAGACACACTGTTAGCATATATGGACAGTAGTAATTCATCAAACACGTTCTAATATCTTCAAACAAATGGCATAGGCAACGCCCCACATACCATTCATCAAACACTAAGGAAATGAAGATGAAACATATTCGTTTACTACATATGGCATATACATGCTCATATGCCAAAATTCATACTTTCTAATTCTATATTAACCCAATTTGTTCTAACATTTTTCTCATCGTCATTTGagagtaatttattttaatatgtcaTCTCCTCAAATATTGCCTGCTCAGCCTCATTTTTCCAGCACTTTGAGGTTGTGTTTGTCCAGTTTCTGAATTCAATTCTCCATCTCCAGCATTTTTTGTCCCTTTTGCCGAATTTTCTTCGTTCTCTATCTAGAGAAGGTAACGGAAACCAACCCATAATCAACAAAAGGACCACCGACCAAAAgctaaaataattttgaagtgGATACCAAGTAAAGACGGACTGAACTATAGGCCACAAAGCAAGAGCAGTTATGAGCATGGTCTTAAAATCCACAGCTCTCATATGAAACCAAAGTACAATTTCCtgtgaaattcaattttttgtgtctaaaattgaatgcatttgaaactttttttttaatcacacaCTAAATTGCTAAGGTTATAAAATCACGCTTGAAATGCAACTGAATGTAGACTACAAATTTGTTTGTCTTTTGAAGTGTAATCCATTGTAAccaaatctttttcaattcattttgcACAGTTCaattcataataaaagaaaatatatgttGAAAACTGAGCTCAATGAGGGTGAACTAACCTTTGACCATGTAACCTTTGTTGAACAAAAAGAAGTTTGTCAAATAAATGATATTGCAAACTTCCAGAATTCTTAAAGAATGACAAAATTATACATGAGGTCGCTTTATCATAAGACTTCCCCATGCATGTCTCATATGAGCAGAAATAACTAAAGGGAAGTTATTTCAAACATGACGTAGTCTACAGTGCAAAAGTTCTTTACACCACAATAAAGTTGCATAATTTGCAACAATTTGAACTATTTATTCCCAAAGCCTCTACCACTAAGGAAATTGCAACCAACATATAGAATGAACAACTTGACTACTTTAATGTTATTATGAAAGTAAGAATTCACCATCCAAGAAATCATAACAACGGGATTTTGACTGTCAAGCACTCTCACACTGAAAATCGGATTTACTATAGGAAATAACCTATTATAGATTTAATGGTCCTTCAAATAATAGATTGGAAAAgttagaaaaacaattcaaagtaAACATTCAAATTTGTTGTTCAAAACACAACTTCATTACAAGGATGCAATTTGTAGCCATAACATTCTAAAAACTTAGGTTATATACATTCAATAAGCATTACTTCAGACAAATTTACGTTGATGGAAATAacagaaacaataaaattagaaaattatttttgggcCCATTTCAATATTTACCATTCCTTATTGCCATAATGAACATAATGGTTCTCATAAACATCTATAAACCTCATCGATTGACCAAAGTAACAGCAAGATACAACAAACCATTAAGCACAAAGCAGAACTTAAAAATCCTGTAAAACAACATGCATAAAAACAAGCTCAAATGGATTCGAGCAAGAAAACCAACCTTAGATGATTCTCAACAAAACTGTTCAGCTTATAGTTAACACTAACTACTAATTAAGACAACTCCTCACAATACTAACAACTGTAACGAAAACCAAATTTATATCATTCTATCTGCATGCTTAACTCTTCCTCTATACCCAATATGTACAACATTATTCAAAGCTATGTttgttttatgagaaaatataaaggacctcataaaattgttttaatttaaaaattttattcaccttaaaacatttataaagCTACCATTACATAAACCTAAAAACACAAATCCGAGAAGTAGTTAAATAACATTTATTCAGAAAGTACCTAAAAACCTACCATTAATCAGTTGTGATTATGAAGAGAAGATTGATTGGGGGATAGAGGTAATGGAATAGCCATTaggaagcttttttttttcacaggGACTAGCATTTCTCCATAAAGGCCTAACTTACTTGGGACAAATTTGACAATGATTCTTTAGCACTGAAAGGTATGTCATACATGGAAACAAGTGGTAAACGAGATTGGAAGTGCCCTAGGAAGGCCAGGCAAATAAGAAGGAAATAATTGGAAATGACCAATGTTTGAAATGTCATAACATAGGTTTGAGTTAGCTTCGGTTGGTTATTTGCAGCTAGTATCCGTATGTTACCAGAACACTATGCAATTGTTCACCATGCTACTTCTAATATGTTCTCCCACTATTTGCCACATTTTCCCCCCTTTTTACAACTACCAACATTTCTCTACTTAAGACAGAGTAAAAAAGTACCACTTCAGATATCTCTGTTATTCTTGCCATAAATTGTTATGGTGTGGAAATCATTATTTACACTAATTTCTATAGGTTGGCTAGATATATGGCTCTCAGATTGGGGATGTTTTGACTGGTCTGAAGATGCATGCTAGAGGATAGAGATTTGTATATTGTATGCCAGTTCGTGCTGCCTTTAGAGGATCAACAcctattaatttttcaaatcgTATAACCTAGGTGTTTTTTTGGGCCATTAGCTTTATTGAAATTCTTATCAGTCGACATTGTCCAATGTGGTTTGGATATGGTGGAAGGCTTAAGTTGTTGGAGAGAGTTGCTTATATAAATGTCGTCATATATCTCAATTTTTCTGTTCCCCTGCTGATTTACTGTGCTTTACCTACCATTTGACATTGAAACTCAACAGCAACACCTTAGTTTCTTGCGTATCTCTTTGCGGAACTTGCATAGGCCAAACCATGCCTCACTATGCTCTCCTCCTATTATTAATTTGCAGATTACTTATGAGGCAAGCATTTGCTTCACCTTAATTTCTGTATTACTAAGGCATGACCAATACTTCACAAACTGTCACTTTTTTTTCATCCTAAATTTGTAGTCAACATTCATCTTTTACATGCTTACTGCTATCATTTTATCATGTCTCAaatcaaattcataaaaaaataacaataacaacatACATTCAATTATATCATGCAAAGACAAAGGACAAAACAATAACAACACACACACAATGAAATCGGTATTCAAAATTAGTAAAGCAATAACAATGACAAACGACCAAGCAAATAATATGTTTAGTTGCTAGTAGTAACTCTCATATATACcattaaaattgaaagaaaatttccatCGACTAGTAGTAATACAGATGAACCAATTTCCCCAAAAATCTTATCACAACAAAATTCCTGGaaagcaaataataataataataataataataataataatcttttttCTCTAAATACGAACATAtctttaaccaaaaaaaaaaatcctatattTCATTATACTAAAAATGAAGCTAAATATaagaaacctcaaagtaaaacaCTTGAAACCTTAAGATGTTCACACCATCCAAACAAACTTGTAAATGAAAACTCACCTGTGATTGATTAATCGGAAAACACGCACAAGAGGGAAAACTCCAGTTCCGTTTCGAGAAACCTTAACAAAATTCCAACTTTGATGATGCAAAAACAATATATGGCTCCCGTTTGGTTTATTTCAAGGTATTAGGAAGATGGACATCAGTTTCGGCTACTGATAACATTAAAAGACAAATAGGTTCGACTAACCGGGATGTTAAGAGACAAACAGAGAAATTTGAGAATCTAGGAAGATGGGTATCAGTTCGGTTTGTTGGACGTGAAGGTTTTGGCCGATTTAGATTTCAAATGACCTTCTGAAAAGGCAAGTTTTTTAGATTCCAGCTTAGGgaaaatctcaattttgattGCTGACAAACTAAAATGCAGATTTAGGGCTACGaaagtttttgagaaaaaaGTTAGATGTCGATCgacttaaggtttttttttgctaaaatgagagagagagagagaagaggacAGCCAAAGTTGGGTTGGGTGGTTTTTTCTGCAATTATCAattatcacaatttttttttttaaatttaagtatgACGTGAAGGCTATTTGGCTGTTGATGTAGAAGACATTGAGGGTAATTTGGGCAGATAAAATTGACTTAGCAAAGGATGCACaaatctaatattattttgtcCATTAATAATTACTTTCCATATTTCATAAACT contains these protein-coding regions:
- the LOC100241027 gene encoding GCN5-related N-acetyltransferase 1, chloroplastic, with the translated sequence MLLRGIVSAPLPSTLSLKASARPSQNASLSFSISDQELESRGFSLRRSIADLNLDHLNSVFVAVGFPKRDTEKIRVALENTESVQWVEYRKTQRPVAFARATGDGVFNAIIWDVVVDPSFQGIGLGKAVMERLLEELLGKGITNIGLYSEPRVLGFYRPLGFVADPDGIRGMVYSRKRNNKF